One Sphaerisporangium krabiense DNA segment encodes these proteins:
- a CDS encoding alpha/beta fold hydrolase, translated as MAPTIPGFDYRRVQVADDVALSVAVGGSGPAIVLLHGFPQTHLMWRHVAADLATDHTVICPDLRGYGASDKPVDDGGGTYGKRAMAADVVALARALGHERFALAGHDRGALVAFRAGLDHPHAVTHLACLDVLPTLDMWDVMQGTTAAVGFHLYLMAQPPDLPERMIAAAPDVFFAHFLDIWAQDPEAVPAEIRAAYLDACRDAVPSIVADYRASATVDVEHDRADRAAGTRLRMPVAVLQQDWGAALGYDAEALWRAWAPDLAHATVTCGHFMAEEAPEVVTAKLRALMTR; from the coding sequence ATGGCACCGACCATTCCCGGCTTCGACTACCGGCGCGTTCAGGTCGCCGACGACGTGGCGCTCAGCGTCGCCGTCGGCGGCTCAGGCCCGGCGATCGTGCTGCTGCACGGCTTCCCGCAGACGCACCTCATGTGGCGGCACGTCGCCGCGGACCTCGCCACCGATCACACGGTGATCTGCCCCGACCTGCGCGGCTACGGCGCCAGCGACAAGCCCGTGGACGACGGCGGCGGAACGTACGGCAAGCGCGCCATGGCGGCCGACGTCGTGGCGCTGGCCCGCGCGCTCGGGCACGAGCGGTTCGCGCTGGCCGGGCACGACCGGGGCGCGCTGGTCGCCTTCCGCGCCGGGCTGGACCACCCGCACGCCGTCACCCATCTGGCCTGCCTGGACGTGCTGCCGACCCTGGACATGTGGGACGTGATGCAGGGCACGACCGCCGCCGTGGGTTTCCACCTCTACCTCATGGCCCAGCCGCCGGACCTGCCGGAACGGATGATCGCCGCCGCCCCGGACGTCTTCTTCGCCCACTTCCTCGACATCTGGGCGCAGGACCCCGAGGCCGTTCCCGCCGAGATCCGGGCCGCGTACCTGGACGCCTGCCGCGACGCGGTGCCGTCGATCGTGGCGGACTACCGCGCCTCGGCGACCGTCGACGTCGAGCACGACCGCGCCGACCGGGCGGCGGGCACCCGGTTGCGCATGCCGGTGGCCGTCCTGCAACAGGACTGGGGCGCCGCCCTGGGCTACGACGCGGAAGCCCTCTGGCGCGCCTGGGCCCCCGACCTGGCCCACGCGACCGTGACCTGCGGCCACTTCATGGCCGAAGAGGCCCCCGAGGTGGTCACGGCGAAGCTCCGCGCCCTCATGACCCGCTGA
- a CDS encoding AfsR/SARP family transcriptional regulator: protein MEKVTFGVLGPVVAERGGGVLGLKGPRHRAVLARLIVARRRVVPVSRLVDDLWDEPRPGAVGAVQTFVGALRRVLEPGRPPRTPARLLVTDGPGYALRAAPDDVDAWRFETGVDAAATLPPARALERLEQALDLWRGPAYAEFADEEWTLAERSRLGELRLQAVERLAEARLAVGLAAEAVRDLEAHLAGHPLRENAWRLLALALYRTGRQGDALAVLRRARTALADELGVDLGPELRRLQAGILAHDPRLEQPSSAVTGARLWAQTAEAYDRAVGAGARARLESTVSLLRNLAVTGGSGLQAAQEHRPATIGAAEEFGDPELTARVIGAYDVPTIWTRSDDPEQSRRIAATAEHVLAVLPDGAIDEEATVPGGDTRFPGDDVRPRGGDGEGVAAYAGVRARLLVTIAVETRGVRSPRGPEAAREGVEIARRLGDPALLAFALNGAYVQSCTRAGLAARRDAIGAELVALAARHGLATYRILGHLVRVQARAALGDLPGADEHAAAVDLLAERHERPLATVFTQWYRALRLAAQGRIAEAEPAYRAAAARLDGAGMPGVEGGLSALTHLSLLLANGTTPATEAAGSTGEDVPFARDAVPSATEVAGRLDPDADWGPYRPWAEPFLLLGEGRHAEARTVLRAMPEPPPDLLYEALCCLEAAVALELGDRPVLERVHARLLPAAGELAGAGSGLITLGPVDRWLARIATALTRLPS, encoded by the coding sequence ATGGAGAAGGTGACGTTCGGGGTGCTCGGGCCGGTGGTGGCCGAGCGGGGTGGCGGGGTGCTCGGTCTGAAGGGGCCGCGGCATCGGGCGGTGCTGGCGCGGCTGATCGTGGCCCGCCGTCGCGTGGTCCCGGTGTCCCGCCTGGTGGACGACCTGTGGGACGAGCCGAGGCCGGGGGCCGTCGGCGCCGTGCAGACCTTCGTGGGCGCGTTGCGCCGCGTCCTGGAACCCGGCCGCCCGCCCCGGACCCCCGCCCGGCTGCTGGTCACGGACGGACCCGGGTACGCGCTGCGGGCCGCGCCGGACGACGTGGACGCCTGGCGCTTCGAGACCGGTGTCGACGCCGCCGCCACCCTGCCGCCCGCGCGGGCGCTCGAACGGCTGGAACAGGCCCTGGACCTGTGGCGTGGCCCGGCGTACGCCGAGTTCGCCGACGAGGAGTGGACGCTGGCCGAACGCTCCCGCCTCGGCGAGCTGCGCCTCCAGGCGGTGGAACGGCTCGCGGAGGCGCGGCTGGCCGTCGGGCTCGCCGCCGAGGCCGTACGCGACCTGGAGGCGCACCTGGCCGGGCACCCCTTGCGGGAGAACGCCTGGCGCCTGCTCGCCCTGGCCCTGTACCGCACGGGCCGCCAGGGCGACGCGCTCGCCGTGCTGCGCCGGGCCCGGACGGCGCTGGCCGACGAGCTGGGCGTGGACCTCGGTCCGGAGCTGCGCCGGTTGCAGGCCGGCATCCTCGCCCACGATCCCCGCCTGGAGCAGCCGTCCAGCGCGGTCACCGGGGCACGGCTGTGGGCCCAGACGGCCGAGGCGTACGACCGTGCGGTGGGCGCCGGCGCCCGTGCCCGGCTGGAGTCGACCGTGAGCCTGCTGCGCAACCTCGCGGTGACCGGAGGCAGCGGCCTGCAGGCGGCCCAGGAGCACCGGCCGGCGACCATCGGCGCGGCCGAGGAGTTCGGCGACCCGGAGCTGACCGCCCGCGTCATCGGCGCCTACGACGTCCCCACCATCTGGACCCGCAGCGACGACCCCGAACAGTCCCGCCGGATAGCCGCCACCGCCGAACACGTCCTGGCCGTCCTCCCGGACGGTGCCATCGACGAGGAGGCGACGGTGCCGGGCGGCGACACGCGCTTCCCCGGCGATGACGTGCGGCCACGCGGTGGTGACGGCGAGGGGGTGGCGGCCTACGCAGGGGTGCGGGCGCGGCTGCTGGTGACGATCGCGGTGGAGACGCGCGGGGTGCGGTCGCCGCGTGGCCCGGAGGCGGCGCGGGAGGGGGTGGAGATCGCCCGCCGGTTGGGGGATCCCGCGCTGCTGGCGTTCGCGTTGAACGGGGCGTACGTGCAGTCGTGCACGCGGGCCGGGCTCGCGGCGCGGCGGGACGCGATCGGCGCGGAGTTGGTCGCGTTGGCGGCCCGGCACGGCCTGGCGACCTACCGGATCCTCGGCCACCTGGTCCGCGTGCAGGCCCGCGCCGCCCTGGGCGACCTGCCCGGCGCCGACGAGCACGCCGCCGCCGTCGACCTGCTGGCCGAGCGTCACGAACGTCCGCTGGCGACCGTCTTCACGCAGTGGTACCGCGCGCTGCGGCTCGCCGCCCAGGGGCGGATCGCCGAGGCCGAGCCCGCCTACCGTGCCGCCGCCGCCCGGCTCGACGGCGCCGGCATGCCCGGCGTGGAGGGCGGACTGTCGGCGCTCACCCACCTCAGCCTGCTCCTGGCGAACGGTACGACGCCCGCCACGGAGGCCGCAGGGTCCACCGGAGAGGATGTGCCGTTCGCCAGGGACGCCGTGCCGTCCGCTACGGAGGTCGCCGGACGTCTTGACCCCGACGCGGACTGGGGGCCCTATCGTCCCTGGGCCGAGCCGTTCCTCTTGCTCGGTGAAGGACGGCACGCCGAGGCGCGGACGGTGTTGCGCGCGATGCCGGAGCCGCCTCCGGACCTGCTCTATGAAGCCCTGTGCTGTCTGGAGGCCGCGGTCGCGCTGGAGTTGGGGGACCGGCCCGTGCTGGAACGGGTCCACGCCCGGCTGCTCCCGGCCGCGGGTGAACTCGCGGGCGCGGGCAGCGGCCTCATCACCCTCGGGCCCGTGGACCGCTGGCTCGCCCGCATCGCCACCGCTCTCACCCGTCTCCCGTCGTGA
- a CDS encoding sulfotransferase domain-containing protein has product MNPTVKRSAHAVSHTAGRLTVGGRLLPSFLIVGAQRCGTTSLYRALAQHPLVLKPVLRKGVHYFDTAYDKGLSWYRAHFPLRARAARLHRRYGTRPLAFESSPYYMFHPLSPYRLARDLPGAKMIVLVRDPVERAYSAHAHEVARGFETERSFARAVELEPSRLAGEIERLCEEPYGHSHAHRHHAYVARGQYAEQLARLESVVARRRILVIDSGRFFATPEPVYDQVLEFLGLPRLGDPVFERHNARPRPAEMPRSLREELSEHFVPWDLKLCDWLGDVPSWRR; this is encoded by the coding sequence GTGAACCCCACCGTCAAACGATCCGCCCACGCCGTGTCGCACACGGCGGGGCGGCTCACCGTCGGCGGGCGCCTGCTGCCGTCCTTCCTGATCGTCGGCGCGCAACGCTGCGGCACGACCTCGTTGTACCGCGCCCTGGCCCAGCACCCTCTCGTGCTCAAGCCCGTCCTGCGCAAGGGCGTCCACTACTTCGACACGGCCTACGACAAGGGGCTGTCGTGGTACCGCGCCCACTTCCCGCTGCGGGCCAGGGCGGCCCGCCTGCACCGCCGGTACGGCACGCGCCCGCTGGCCTTCGAGTCCTCGCCCTACTACATGTTCCACCCGTTGTCGCCGTACCGCCTGGCCCGTGACCTGCCCGGCGCCAAGATGATCGTGCTGGTGCGCGACCCGGTCGAGCGGGCGTACTCCGCCCATGCCCACGAGGTCGCGCGCGGGTTCGAGACCGAGCGGTCGTTCGCCCGCGCCGTCGAGCTGGAGCCCTCGCGGCTGGCCGGAGAGATCGAGCGGCTGTGCGAGGAGCCGTACGGCCACAGCCACGCGCACCGGCACCACGCCTACGTCGCCCGCGGGCAGTACGCCGAGCAGCTCGCGCGCCTGGAGTCCGTGGTCGCGCGCCGCCGCATCCTCGTGATCGACAGCGGGCGGTTCTTCGCGACCCCCGAGCCCGTGTACGACCAGGTGCTGGAGTTCCTCGGCCTGCCGCGCCTCGGCGACCCGGTGTTCGAGCGGCACAACGCCCGTCCCCGCCCGGCCGAGATGCCGCGGTCGCTGCGCGAGGAGCTCTCCGAGCACTTCGTCCCCTGGGACCTCAAGCTGTGCGACTGGCTCGGCGATGTCCCCTCCTGGCGCCGCTGA
- a CDS encoding sulfotransferase has translation MIGRRAGGPPILVTGLPRSGTSWAGKMLAASGEAVYVNEPLNPGRPPGRSPGVLDATVRHRFQYICPDGEEPWLRAFSGTVALRYGYAAELRRNRRPGDLARLVRNASSFTAGRLLGRRALLDDPFALFSAGWFAERLDCRVVLLVRDPVSLVASWRRLGWTVDVRELLRQPLLVRDHPCVRDLSALAGSGDGLTTTAALWRAARTVAETLSARHPGIRVVRYEDLVTDPLNGYRDLYAWCGLTWSPTAERTITRASRQAREPRSSRARATAGAFRWHGLSRTAYRPMDPQRALAGHRDQLTTDEIARILALTRP, from the coding sequence GTGATCGGCCGGCGTGCGGGCGGCCCGCCCATCCTGGTGACCGGGCTGCCCCGGAGCGGGACGAGCTGGGCGGGGAAGATGCTCGCGGCGAGCGGCGAGGCGGTGTACGTGAACGAGCCGCTCAACCCGGGCCGCCCGCCCGGCCGCTCCCCCGGCGTGCTCGACGCCACCGTGCGCCACCGGTTCCAGTACATCTGCCCCGACGGCGAGGAGCCGTGGCTGCGCGCCTTCTCCGGAACCGTGGCCCTCCGCTACGGGTACGCGGCCGAGCTGCGCCGCAACCGCCGCCCCGGCGACCTCGCCCGGCTGGTCAGGAACGCGTCCTCGTTCACGGCCGGCAGGCTGCTCGGACGCCGTGCGCTGCTGGACGACCCGTTCGCGCTGTTCTCGGCGGGATGGTTCGCCGAGCGGCTCGACTGCCGGGTGGTCCTGCTGGTGCGCGACCCGGTGTCCCTCGTGGCGAGCTGGCGGCGGCTCGGCTGGACGGTGGACGTCCGCGAACTGCTCCGGCAGCCCCTGCTGGTCCGCGATCACCCGTGTGTGCGCGACCTGTCCGCTCTGGCCGGTTCGGGGGACGGCCTGACGACGACCGCCGCGCTGTGGCGCGCCGCCAGAACGGTCGCCGAGACGCTGTCCGCACGGCACCCCGGCATCCGCGTCGTCCGCTACGAGGATCTGGTCACCGATCCCCTCAACGGCTACCGCGACCTGTACGCCTGGTGCGGCCTCACCTGGTCCCCCACAGCCGAGCGAACGATCACCCGGGCCTCCCGGCAGGCACGAGAACCGCGATCGTCACGCGCGCGCGCCACCGCCGGGGCTTTCCGGTGGCACGGCCTGTCACGCACCGCCTACCGCCCCATGGACCCCCAGCGGGCCCTCGCCGGCCACCGCGACCAGCTCACCACCGACGAGATCGCCCGCATCCTCGCCCTGACCCGCCCGTGA
- a CDS encoding lipopolysaccharide biosynthesis protein, giving the protein MPSSDGRAVASLVRGGAAGLAGAVAGAGAQVLIVVALTRGLDAASAGTVLTATSLCLMAAGILRLDTGNGLIYFIARHRDGAHPDISRLVRSALLPVLILSIAAAALAYLGADTIGALNDASGSGSPPTSASSPTGGTVAVAASLVTADATATVVRVLALALPFVVCADILLAATRGFGAMRPTILLGGVLQPGGQLVLVGALLAAGTGPAWAIPAAWAAPYLPVVLLAALWLRRRVPARGGTPDVTPRFWRHTAPRAFGAATQAVFQRLDVVIVAALAGPAEAAVYTAATRFKVVGQLANQGLTQAVQPRLVRALADGDLPLARVLYQATTMWLVVLTWPIWLGYALLAPWLLRVFGEGYEGGAAVAAVLAVTMMAATACGMVDVVLIAAGHTVSSTLNMLGAIVVTVALDVALVPAHGTLGAALGWSAGVLVKNALPLVRVSRRYGLRPFGRHSLPSLRPRTRDRQEEPAPMGGPSAGRVTP; this is encoded by the coding sequence ATGCCGTCCTCCGATGGACGCGCGGTGGCCTCCCTGGTCCGAGGCGGCGCCGCGGGGCTGGCCGGAGCGGTGGCCGGCGCCGGGGCACAGGTGCTGATCGTGGTCGCGCTGACCCGCGGGCTGGACGCGGCCTCGGCGGGGACGGTGCTCACCGCCACGTCGCTGTGCCTGATGGCCGCGGGCATCCTCCGCCTGGACACCGGTAATGGGCTGATCTATTTCATCGCCCGCCACCGCGACGGGGCACATCCCGATATTTCCAGACTCGTCCGATCGGCGCTGCTCCCCGTCCTCATCCTCTCCATCGCCGCGGCGGCCCTCGCGTACCTCGGCGCGGACACCATCGGGGCCCTGAACGACGCATCCGGGAGCGGGTCTCCTCCAACGAGCGCATCCTCCCCCACAGGAGGGACGGTCGCCGTCGCGGCCTCGCTGGTGACGGCCGACGCGACGGCGACGGTGGTGCGCGTGCTGGCCCTGGCCCTCCCCTTCGTCGTCTGTGCCGACATCCTGCTCGCGGCGACGCGCGGCTTCGGCGCGATGCGCCCGACGATCCTGCTCGGCGGCGTGCTCCAGCCCGGCGGACAGCTCGTCCTCGTCGGCGCCCTGCTGGCGGCCGGGACGGGCCCGGCGTGGGCGATCCCCGCCGCCTGGGCGGCCCCGTACCTCCCCGTCGTCCTCCTCGCCGCCCTCTGGTTACGCCGCCGCGTCCCCGCGCGCGGCGGGACGCCGGACGTGACACCGCGCTTCTGGCGGCACACGGCGCCGCGTGCCTTCGGGGCCGCGACGCAGGCCGTGTTCCAGCGGCTGGACGTCGTCATCGTGGCCGCGCTCGCCGGGCCCGCCGAGGCCGCCGTCTACACCGCCGCCACCCGTTTCAAGGTGGTCGGCCAGCTCGCGAACCAGGGCCTCACCCAGGCGGTGCAGCCCCGCCTCGTCCGCGCGCTGGCGGACGGCGACCTGCCCTTGGCCCGCGTGCTCTACCAGGCGACCACGATGTGGCTGGTCGTCCTCACCTGGCCGATCTGGCTGGGGTACGCGCTGCTCGCGCCGTGGCTGCTGCGGGTGTTCGGCGAGGGGTACGAGGGCGGGGCCGCGGTCGCCGCGGTGCTGGCGGTCACGATGATGGCCGCGACGGCCTGCGGCATGGTGGACGTGGTGCTGATCGCCGCCGGGCACACCGTGTCCAGCACGCTCAACATGCTCGGCGCGATCGTGGTGACCGTCGCCCTGGACGTGGCCCTGGTCCCCGCGCACGGAACGCTCGGCGCCGCCCTCGGCTGGTCGGCCGGCGTCCTCGTCAAGAACGCACTCCCCCTGGTGCGCGTCTCCCGCCGCTACGGCCTGCGCCCCTTCGGCCGCCACAGCCTCCCCTCCCTCCGGCCACGAACCCGTGACCGGCAGGAAGAGCCCGCGCCCATGGGCGGCCCGAGCGCCGGACGCGTGACGCCGTGA
- a CDS encoding response regulator produces the protein MTVRVVVADDQEIVRTGLAMILDAQPDIEVVGQAEDGRRAVELARRLRPDVCLFDIRMPILDGIAATRALAGPGVEDPLAVVVITTFDLDEYVYAALRAGARGFLLKNAGAALLSQAVHAAADGDALIAPSITARLLGAFARTGPASPPVQPIEALTIREEQILAAVARGRTNSEIAHELHISLSTVKSHIASLMAKLGARNRVEIAIWAYETDRVRS, from the coding sequence ATGACGGTCCGGGTGGTCGTCGCGGACGACCAGGAGATCGTCCGCACCGGGCTCGCGATGATCCTGGACGCCCAGCCGGACATCGAGGTCGTGGGCCAGGCCGAGGACGGACGGCGCGCGGTCGAGCTGGCCCGGCGCCTGCGCCCCGACGTGTGCCTGTTCGACATCCGCATGCCCATCCTGGACGGCATCGCGGCCACGCGCGCCCTCGCGGGCCCCGGCGTCGAGGACCCCCTCGCCGTCGTCGTCATCACGACCTTCGACCTCGACGAGTACGTCTACGCCGCCCTGCGGGCCGGCGCCCGGGGCTTCCTGCTCAAGAACGCGGGCGCCGCCCTGCTCTCCCAGGCCGTGCACGCCGCCGCCGACGGCGACGCGCTCATCGCGCCGAGCATCACGGCCCGGCTGCTCGGCGCCTTCGCCCGGACGGGACCCGCCTCGCCGCCCGTGCAGCCCATCGAGGCGCTCACGATCCGGGAGGAGCAGATCCTCGCCGCCGTGGCACGGGGCCGTACCAACAGCGAGATCGCCCACGAGCTGCACATCTCTCTCAGCACGGTGAAGTCGCACATCGCGAGCCTGATGGCCAAGCTGGGCGCCCGCAACCGCGTCGAGATCGCCATATGGGCCTACGAGACCGACCGCGTGCGGAGCTGA
- a CDS encoding sensor histidine kinase, giving the protein MRGFFRSVWHEPRSPNPPSRVWRDWVLVAVLVPVAVIEGVVRTDLPRPALSVILTIGLVPTLLWRRTRPLLMVTIIFAGTTLASLLTGGESAETNTMAFLVIVMYALFRWGSGREAVLGFALMTAALAAAVLTGRLVLSDAFGGLAVVISAMALGGTFRYRARARMRELDQVKLLEREQLARDLHDTVAHHISAMAIRAQAGLAASASRPDAATEALQLIESEAARALSEMNAMVRVLRRTHPAELTPGRRIADVKELADRPRVGPSVEVEISGEVDGVSPAVGAAIYRIAQESVTNARRHARRATRIEVHVAADDTSVRLRVSDDGDSGHVRPSASPGYGLIGMTERARLLGGTCVASPGNAQGWTVTAVLPRSGVAS; this is encoded by the coding sequence GTGAGGGGTTTCTTCAGGTCTGTCTGGCACGAGCCCCGTTCCCCGAATCCTCCCTCCCGCGTATGGCGTGACTGGGTTCTCGTGGCCGTGCTCGTGCCGGTCGCGGTGATCGAAGGCGTGGTACGCACGGATCTCCCGCGGCCGGCCCTCTCGGTGATCCTCACCATCGGGCTGGTGCCCACGTTGTTGTGGCGCCGGACCAGGCCCCTGCTGATGGTCACGATCATCTTCGCCGGCACCACCCTGGCCTCGCTGCTCACGGGCGGCGAGTCGGCGGAGACGAACACCATGGCCTTCCTGGTGATCGTGATGTACGCGTTGTTCCGCTGGGGTTCCGGGCGCGAGGCCGTGCTCGGGTTCGCGCTGATGACGGCCGCGCTGGCCGCCGCGGTCCTCACCGGTCGCCTCGTCCTCTCCGACGCGTTCGGCGGGCTCGCCGTCGTCATCTCGGCCATGGCACTCGGCGGGACGTTCCGCTACCGGGCCCGGGCCAGGATGCGCGAGCTGGACCAGGTCAAGCTGCTCGAACGCGAACAACTGGCGCGCGACCTGCACGACACGGTGGCGCACCACATCTCGGCGATGGCGATCCGCGCCCAGGCGGGCCTGGCGGCGTCGGCGTCCCGCCCCGACGCCGCGACCGAGGCGCTCCAGCTGATCGAATCCGAGGCGGCGCGCGCCCTGTCGGAGATGAACGCCATGGTCCGCGTGCTCCGCCGGACCCACCCGGCGGAGCTGACCCCCGGCCGGCGCATCGCCGACGTGAAAGAGCTGGCCGACCGCCCCCGTGTCGGCCCGTCCGTCGAGGTGGAGATCTCCGGCGAGGTCGACGGCGTCTCCCCGGCGGTCGGGGCCGCGATCTACCGCATCGCCCAGGAGTCGGTCACGAACGCCCGACGGCATGCCCGGCGGGCCACCCGCATCGAGGTCCACGTCGCCGCCGACGACACCTCGGTGCGCCTGCGGGTGAGCGACGACGGCGACTCCGGCCACGTACGCCCGTCCGCGTCGCCGGGGTACGGCCTCATCGGGATGACGGAACGCGCTCGGCTGCTCGGCGGCACCTGCGTCGCCTCGCCCGGCAACGCCCAGGGGTGGACCGTGACCGCCGTCCTGCCCCGCTCCGGGGTGGCCTCATGA